Proteins found in one Pelobates fuscus isolate aPelFus1 chromosome 10, aPelFus1.pri, whole genome shotgun sequence genomic segment:
- the LOC134575848 gene encoding prosaposin-like — translation MKLCAALLCLLVSVSASPLLGKEQCAGGPVVWCVNVQTASQCGAVKHCQQNVWNKPTVKSVECDVCKEILTVVVNFLKENGTQSEIESYLDKVCDLVPDPSFASECKQMVDTYYPVLYQLVESELENPGVACGALGLCKNLQQHLGSLSPQQLQTNEIPETVDPKLVYPFIANVPLLLYPEKDILQEPKTGDVCQDCLQLVTDLQEKLRSNSSFYHSLLDQALKGCDQLGGGLSDMCKTYINQYAEFVVQAVLQMTAKQICSLVAFCGEMNTPPQSLTPAKLVPAVNLQPAIKFEKEPSVQVDPVCEVCTLMVTELENLLERNQSKQAIEEALEKVCYILPNKYRQQCRDFLKTYSEAIIELLEQEFDPKLICSFLGVCLEKKTSVIVKLDPEMVTSGEYCQVCKMIVNYVDTILEKNVTEERIKAALQRVCAFLPDALKDQCSSIIAEYEPMFVQLLLQALDPTFVCMKLSLCPGSKMPLLGTDKCMMGPSYWCRDMNTAEVCNAIQHCKLHVWN, via the exons TCTCTGCATCTCCCTTGTTGGGGAAAGAGCAATGTGCCGGTGGCCCGGTAGTCTGGTGTGTGAATGTCCAAACTGCATCTCAGTGTGGCGCGGTTAAGCACTGCCAGCAGAATGTCTGGAACAAACCCACAGTG AAATCTGTTGAGTGTGATGTGTGCAAAGAGATATTGACCGTAGTGGTGAACTTCTTGAAGGAGAACGGTACACAG AGTGAAATTGAGAGCTACTTGGACAAAGTGTGTGACTTGGTGCCTGATCCTTCCTTTGCTTCAGAGTGCAAACAAATGGTGGACACCTACTACCCAGTTTTGTATCAACTTGTGGAATCAGAGCTG GAAAATCCAGGTGTAGCATGTGGTGCTCTTGGTTTATGCAAAAATCTCCAACAGCATCTTGGCAGCTTGAGTCCACAGCAGCTCCAGACTAATGAGATCCCTGAAACAGTGGACCCAAAACTGGTTTACCCTTTCATAGCCAATGTTCCTCTACTACTGTATCCTGAGAAGGATATTCTTCAGGAACCTAAG actGGAGATGTCTGCCAAGATTGTCTACAGCTAGTAACTGATTTGCAAGAAAAGCTCCGAAGCAATTCCTCTTTTTACCACTCACTGCTGGATCAAGCTCTAAAGGGATGTGATCAGCTTGGTGGTGGCCTCAGTGATATG TGCAAGACTTACATTAACCAGTATGCAGAGTTTGTCGTGCAAGCTGTGCTGCAGATG ACTGCAAAACAGATCTGTTCCCTTGTTGCATTCTGTGGTGAAATGAATACACCTCCACAATCTCTTACTCCAGCTAAACTGGTTCCAGCAGTCAACCTGCAGCCAGCTATCAAA TTTGAAAAGGAGCCTTCTGTTCAGGTAGATCCAGTCTGTGAAGTGTGTACATTGATGGTAACAGAACTGGAGAATCTTCTGGAACGCAACCAGTCAAAG CAAGCCATAGAGGAAGCTCTGGAGAAGGTCTGCTATATCCTTCCTAACAAATACAGACAGCAATGCAGAGATTTTCTTAAAACTTACAGCGAAGCCATTATTGAGCTGTTGGAACAGGAATTTGATCCAAAATTGATTTGCAGCTTTCTTGGTGTCTGCCTTGAGAAAAAAACTTCAGTTATTG TAAAACTAGACCCCGAGATGGTGACATCTGGTGAATATTGTCAGGTGTGCAAGATGATTGTGAATTACGTGGATACGATTTTGGAGAAAAATGTCACAGAAGAGAGAATTAAGGCTGCACTACAAAGAGTCTGTGCTTTCCTCCCAGATGCTCTGAAAGATCAG TGCTCTTCAATTATTGCTGAATATGAGCCTATGTTTGTGCAGTTGCTTCTGCAAGCTTTGGACCCAACTTTTGTGTGTATG AAGCTAAGTCTTTGTCCAGGTTCCAAGATGCCTCTTCTTGGGACAGATAAATGCATGATGGGACCAAGCTACTGGTGTAGGGACATGAATACTGCTGAAGTTTGCAAT gcaATCCAACACTGCAAACTGCATGTGTGGAACTAA